The following are from one region of the Aspergillus luchuensis IFO 4308 DNA, chromosome 4, nearly complete sequence genome:
- a CDS encoding uncharacterized protein (COG:S;~EggNog:ENOG410PKNA;~InterPro:IPR018823,IPR018820;~PFAM:PF13515,PF10337,PF10334;~TransMembrane:11 (o45-75i82-102o153-172i184-201o221-244i595-619o631-650i657-678o684-703i710-728o748-768i)), producing the protein MTPRGESSNHVPTAGMAERTRWALPAWLDHFNLHDLKVLFRCWTAAWVATLLIFIGPALQSIGIATFFGALVLYIVPPAGILFVYLLASLTLLAGMCLGWAWGLLTMKAALAARPSSKTQARLQQLQQDVVSQASQTGQSAPAVTQQLIHDGFMLDARVTVVFYVMACVFIYAMSRLRVANNKFALAQVFSIIITDLFLLFGPTLPSFTALLPAVLIEPGAIGIGLGTACCLLFFPQSTSYAVLTKMEQLLRLAQVPLKCTEARLSGEELSLQQLVDTKSKGISALKALDPLLAFLPLDLSRGHWGADDLKTLQRALRKTLVASLSLLNFHIARIHDEENKAKLAQHDVAQSNNDWREKKNQTIGHHQIQQSNDLIHAFQDAEETAIRARTLEALKHSTQPLLQAMSNAIDISIETINIVNNRRWVRAPSQSQMDQQTSRVKDALETLRRIRASSITATTEALITSHAEIFDDQGDFNAGDVGGVHILRGIIIGMVIEERILTMAEATQKLIEHILWLLENRPKPRLWIPSRLQYALTWIGTGNVPSPMSVAPGNTATDPEALEERTREADRRLRISRGYGTPQRTRTTRIIISIYHWLFNPGGMYALRMVVVTIATSIPSSLPHTAGFFYRQKGIWGVITAQTTLLVYMSDFTLSLVSRLVGTIVGGVLGMVAWYIGSGHGPGNAYGLGAITAAMTVILMWWRIFLPPTLAMAAIMSGATFVLVVGFSYDDGHIQQYGLPGRGYEAFWKRLVTVLLGFVAATVVQLFPRPPSATRHICQTMSNSVRTISDHYALVLSHWARTDPDHPIATVAEKLTLEMAETLLSLKAPIGLLRFEMSFGPFNRKTLSRTRSLLEDMNQALGRLLVLSTTLPLNLQERLMERVGFMHDYTVGDVMAVLGVIEQALKAGAALPERLPTPLVKRCYETWSQHHHTAELSKTLVRDESYRRYCVAISSYLKFLASIDELVLVLKAALGESHIVDRGEGVV; encoded by the coding sequence ATGACCCCTCGGGGAGAATCCTCAAATCATGTCCCAACTGCCGGCATGGCAGAACGGACTCGATGGGCGTTACCAGCCTGGTTGGATCATTTCAATTTACATGATCTAAAGGTCCTTTTCCGCTGTTGGACTGCAGCATGGGTTGCGACATTGTTGATCTTCATCGGGCCTGCCCTACAGAGCATTGGCATCGCCACGTTCTTCGGCGCCCTGGTACTATATATAGTCCCACCAGCAGGCATTCTGTTCGTATACCTGCTTGCCTCGTTGACACTTCTGGCTGGGATGTGCCTGGGATGGGCTTGGGGTCTGCTCACGATGAAGGCAGCCTTAGCTGCGCGCCCTTCCTCAAAAACTCAAGCTCGTCTTCAGCAATTGCAGCAGGACGTGGTTTCGCAGGCTAGTCAAACTGGACAAAGCGCTCCGGCCGTAACGCAGCAGCTGATCCACGATGGGTTCATGCTAGATGCTCGTGTGACTGTTGTCTTTTATGTCATGGCATGTGTGTTCATCTATGCCATGTCTCGTCTACGGGTCGCAAATAATAAATTTGCTCTGGCCCAGGTgttcagcatcatcatcactgaccTGTTTCTGCTTTTTGGGCCGACTTTGCCATCGTTTACAGCCCTATTACCCGCGGTTTTGATCGAGCCTGGTGCTATAGGCATCGGACTAGGAACGGCTtgttgtcttcttttctttccgcAGTCGACATCTTATGCTGTTCTAACCAAGATGGAGCAGCTGCTTCGCCTGGCACAGGTGCCGCTGAAGTGTACTGAAGCGCGTCTAAGTGGTGAAGAATTGAGTCTGCAGCAACTGGTCGATACAAAGAGCAAAGGCATCAGTGCGCTTAAGGCTCTCGATCCGCTGTTGGCATTTCTTCCTCTCGACTTGTCACGCGGTCATTGGGGTGCCGATGACTTGAAGACTCTACAGCGGGCTTTACGCAAAACACTGGTCGCCTCGCTGTCTTTGCTGAACTTCCACATCGCACGGATACACGATGAGGAGAATAAAGCCAAGCTTGCACAACATGATGTGGCCCAATCCAACAACGATTGgcgagaaaagaagaaccagaCTATTGGCCACCATCAGATCCAGCAGAGTAACGACCTGATACACGCCTTTCAGGATGCAGAAGAGACAGCCATCCGTGCACGGACACTTGAGGCACTCAAGCACTCCACTCAGCCACTTCTACAAGCAATGTCGAACGCAATAGATATCAGCATTGAGACCATCAACATAGTTAACAATCGGCGATGGGTCCGTGCACCCTCACAGTCGCAGATGGACCAGCAGACTTCGCGAGTGAAAGACGCGTTGGAGACGCTCCGTAGAATCCGCGCATCCAGTATCACCGCAACAACCGAAGCACTGATTACCAGTCACGCAGAGATCTTTGATGACCAGGGTGATTTCAACGCTGGTGACGTGGGCGGTGTGCATATTCTACgaggcatcatcatcggcatggtCATTGAAGAGCGCATTTTAACGATGGCCGAAGCAACCCAGAAGCTCATCGAACACATTTTGTGGCTGTTAGAAAATCGTCCCAAACCCAGACTTTGGATCCCTTCTCGGTTACAGTATGCTTTGACTTGGATAGGGACTGGCAACGTTCCCAGTCCAATGTCAGTAGCTCCAGGAAACACAGCAACGGACCCGGAAGCCCTCGAGGAACGAACCCGGGAAGCGGATCGTCGACTAAGAATCAGCCGGGGATATGGCACACCACAGCGCACTCGCACCACACGGATCATTATATCGATATACCACTGGTTATTCAACCCAGGCGGCATGTACGCTCTCCGCATGGTCGTGGTGACCATCGCAACTTcgatcccctcctccctcccccacactGCCGGGTTCTTCTACCGACAGAAGGGCATCTGGGGGGTCATCACCGCGCAAACCACCCTCCTGGTCTACATGTCCGACTTCACCCTGTCACTAGTATCCCGCCTCGTCGGCACCATAGTCGGCGGAGTTCTAGGCATGGTTGCATGGTACATCGGCTCCGGACACGGACCCGGCAATGCCTACGGACTAGGAGCAATCACCGCAGCAATGACAGTGATACTAATGTGGTGGCGGATATTCCTCCCACCGACCCTAGCCATGGCAGCCATCATGAGCGGCGCGACATTCGTCCTAGTCGTCGGCTTCAGCTACGACGACGGCCACATCCAACAATACGGCCTGCCAGGTCGCGGCTACGAAGCATTCTGGAAACGACTCGTCACCGTCCTCCTGGGCTTCGTCGCCGCCACCGTCGTGCAACTCTTCCCGCGACCCCCATCCGCCACCCGGCACATCTGCCAGACCATGTCCAACTCTGTACGAACAATATCCGATCACTACGCTTTAGTCCTATCGCACTGGGCACGAACCGACCCAGACCACCCGATCGCCACCGTAGCCGAGAAACTCACGCTCGAAATGGCCGAAACCCTCCTCTCACTGAAAGCACCCATCGGTCTCCTCCGCTTCGAAATGAGCTTCGGCCCCTTCAACCGCAAAACCCTCTCCCGGACACGATCCCTCCTCGAAGACATGAACCAAGCCTTGGGTCGTCTTCTCGTCCTATCCACTACACTTCCGCTGAATTTACAAGAACGACTAATGGAAAGAGTGGGGTTCATGCACGACTACACCGTCGGAGACGTCATGGCCGTGCTAGGCGTCATCGAACAGGCACTCAAGGCGGGTGCCGCCTTGCCGGAACGGCTGCCCACGCCGTTGGTTAAGCGGTGCTATGAGACATGgagtcagcatcatcacacGGCGGAATTGAGTAAGACATTGGTCCGGGATGAGAGTTATAGACGGTATTGCGTTGCTATTAGTTCGTATTTGAAGTTTTTGGCCTCGATTGATGAGTTGGTTTTGGTGTTGAAGGCTGCGTTGGGGGAGTCGCATATTGTTGatcggggggagggggtggtctAG
- a CDS encoding uncharacterized protein (COG:S;~EggNog:ENOG410PIA3;~InterPro:IPR011118,IPR029058;~PFAM:PF07519), whose amino-acid sequence MRQYSRAAAATVALAASARAASSSLASLCTVSHVQSILPANGTLLGIDMIPSSVTANTTTSDSTEYCAVSVSYVHTGTTNEIVLNYGFPSPADFKNRFYVAGGFGYSLSTSSTGGLEYGAVSGATSGGYGALDGTTVDEVNLSGNGTINWDPIFMFAYQALGEMTTIGKPLTRSFYGLDDDAKVYTYYEGCSDGGRQGMSQIQRYGDQYDGAIIGAPAFRYGQQQVNHLFSSVVEQTLDYYPPTCELEKIVNATIAACDPLDGRTDGVISRSDLCQLEFNLTSIIGEPYHCAAEVSTSLGFNFNKRSDGTSTSYTPAQNGNVTAKGVAVAQAIYDGLFNSAGERAYLSYRIGSEFSDGETSYDNSTGTWGVDIPSTGGEFVTRFIELVELSNLDSLTNVTYDTLVEWMNVAMIRYMDTLQTTLPDLTNFKATGGKLIHYHGENDPSVPTASSVHYWQSVMSIMYPSLGSSKAIEQMKEWYQLYLVPGAAHCGRNTLQPNGPFPEDNMETMIQWVEQGIQPTGLNATVDAGKYDGEVQSLCQFPKRPVWKSNKWECESDDEGADTFYYTFPAFKVPVY is encoded by the coding sequence ATGCGTCAATACTCGCGCGCCGCCGCGGCGACCGTTGCTCTGGCAGCATCGGCCCGCgctgcctcctcttcccttgcCTCCCTCTGTACCGTCTCCCATGTCCAGTCGATTCTCCCTGCCAATGGCACTCTGCTCGGTATTGACATGATCCCCTCTTCCGTCAcggccaacaccaccacctcggACTCGACCGAGTACTGTGCCGTGTCCGTCTCTTACGTCCACACCGGTACCACCAACGAGATCGTCCTGAACTACGGCTTCCCTAGCCCCGCTGACTTCAAGAACCGCTTCTACGTGGCTGGTGGCTTCGGATACTCCTTGAGCACCTCCTCCACGGGTGGTCTCGAGTACGGCGCTGTCTCGGGTGCCACTTCTGGCGGCTACGGTGCTTTGGACGGCACCACCGTCGACGAGGTTAACCTCTCCGGAAATGGCACCATCAACTGGGACCCGATCTTCATGTTCGCTTACCAGGCCCTGGGTGAGATGACTACCATTGGAAAGCCTCTCACTCGCAGCTTTTACGGCTTGGATGACGACGCCAAGGTCTACACCTATTACGAGGGTTGCTCCGACGGTGGCCGTCAGGGTATGAGTCAGATCCAGCGCTACGGTGACCAGTACGATGGTGCTATCATCGGTGCCCCTGCCTTCCGTTACGGCCAGCAGCAGGTCAACCACCTGTTCTCCAGTGTGGTCGAGCAGACTCTTGATTACTACCCTCCCACCTgcgagttggagaagatcgTTAACGCCACCATCGCTGCTTGCGATCCCCTCGACGGCCGTACGGACGGTGTCATCTCCCGTTCTGATCTCTGCCAGCTTGAGTTCAACTTGACCTCTATTATCGGGGAGCCCTACCACTGTGCTGCTGAAGTCAGCACCTCCCTCGGTTTCAACTTCAACAAGCGTAGCGATGGCACCTCCACTTCCTACACCCCGGCTCAGAACGGTAACGTCACCGCCAAGGGTGTGGCCGTTGCTCAGGCTATCTATGACGGTTTGTTCAACTCTGCTGGTGAGCGCGCCTACCTGTCCTACCGCATCGGATCTGAATTCTCGGATGGCGAGACCTCCTACGATAACAGCACCGGTACCTGGGGTGTGGACATTCCCTCAACTGGTGGTGAATTCGTCACCCGCTTCATCGAACTGGTCGAACTGAGCAACCTCGACTCTCTCACCAATGTGACCTACGATACCCTTGTGGAATGGATGAACGTGGCCATGATCCGCTACATGGATACCCTGCAGACTACCCTCCCCGATCTGACCAACTTCAAGGCCACCGGCGGTAAGCTCATCCACTACCACGGCGAGAACGACCCTAGTGTGCCTACTGCTTCTTCTGTGCACTACTGGCAGTCTGTCATGAGCATCATGTACCCCAGCCTCGGATCCTCCAAGGCCATCGAGCAGATGAAGGAGTGGTACCAGCTGTACTTGGTCCCCGGTGCTGCTCACTGCGGCCGTAACACCCTCCAGCCCAACGGTCCCTTCCCCGAGGATAACATGGAGACCATGATCCAGTGGGTTGAGCAGGGTATTCAGCCTACCGGTCTGAACGCCACCGTCGATGCTGGCAAATACGACGGCGAGGTTCAGTCCCTGTGCCAGTTCCCCAAGCGTCCCGTCTGGAAGAGCAACAAGTGGGAGTGTGAGTCCGATGACGAGGGTGCTGACACTTTCTACTACACCTTCCCTGCCTTCAAGGTTCCCGTTTACTAA
- a CDS encoding uncharacterized protein (COG:G;~EggNog:ENOG410PHNV;~InterPro:IPR010720,IPR017853;~PFAM:PF06964;~go_function: GO:0046556 - alpha-L-arabinofuranosidase activity [Evidence IEA];~go_process: GO:0046373 - L-arabinose metabolic process [Evidence IEA]) — protein sequence MRAQNGRSNPWSINYIEIGNEDDFTGGCDTYPDRFYQIYNAISNSYPNITLIASNIDFLCLPIDSPPGLIYDYHYYRKPDDLVAMFDYWDNQPRTQPIMVGEYGCRDTDEADGIFWSSMQCSCSEAAHMIGLERNSDVVKMAAYAPLLQHFGYTQWSPTLFGFDSSPDSLTPSTSYYVQRMFSTNRGDTILPVNTTATFGPLYWVASRTNSTYFVKLANYGPKNQSVRVKVPHTKTGHVEMLYGSQNATNYVHNITVQPTVKNVTSSSGTYSVDMPPWGVAVLSVS from the exons ATGCGAGCACAAAACGGGCGCAGCAATCCCTGGTCAATAAACTACATCGAAATCGGCAACGAAGACGACTTCACCGGCGGATGCGACACATACCCAGATCGCTTCTACCAAATCTACAACGCCATCAGCAACAGTTACCCCAACATCACCCTCATCGCATCAAACATCGACTTCCTCTGTCTCCCGATCGACTCCCCACCCGGCCTGATATACgactaccactactatcgCAAACCAGACGACCTCGTCGCCATGTTCGATTATTGGGACAACCAGCCGCGCACACAACCAATCATGGTCGGTGAATACGGGTGTCGAGATACCGACGAGGCAGATGGAATCTTCTGGTCCTCCATGCAATGCAGCTGCAGTGAAGCGGCGCATATGAttgggttggagaggaacTCCGATGTGGTGAAAATGGCGGCTTATGCCCCGCTGTTGCAGCATTTTGGGTATACGCAGTGGTCG CCAACGCTCTTCGGCTTCGACTCTAGCCCCGACTCTCTGACTCCCTCGACGTCATACTATGTTCAACGGATGTTCTCTACAAATCGAGGGGATACGATTCTTCCTGTGAATACAACTGCCACGTTTGGTCCGCTGTATTGGGTTGCGTCGAGGACGAATAGTACGTATTTTGTGAAGTTGGCTAATTACGGTCCGAAGAATCAGAGTGTTCGGGTGAAGGTGCCACATACGAAGACGGGGCATGTAGAGATGCTGTATGGGTCGCAGAATGCGACGAATTACGTGCATAATATTACTGTGCAGCCGACGGTAAAGAACGTGACTAGTTCAAGCGGAACGTATTCGGTGGATATGCCGCCGTGGGGAGTTGCTGTGTTGTCGGTGTCGTGA
- a CDS encoding uncharacterized protein (COG:G;~EggNog:ENOG410PHNV;~InterPro:IPR017853), with amino-acid sequence MIGVAKWLYVAVTTYFHRLSPVSHDYPMLVTRDNGTNGSVSSPITLTVQESAGNQSSPLLYGVMFEEMDHSGDGGIHGQLLQNNGFQGDNPSLTAYKPIGDVDLMQDMINPVSSAITSSLQVSVNFEADGFVGFANTGYNGIPVMNATYSCEFWMMGDYSGTIMLQLAGSTNDTIYASHNITVKSLWGKFTHYQTSFNSSASPDGDNEWRLLFNGSKMAGGTLNFGLVQLFPPTYKSRSNGLRSDVATFLEKIRPSFLRFPGGNNLEGLQIDSRWQWNLTIGPVVDRPGREGDWFYPNTDALGLDEYLWWCEDMNMEPILAVWDGKSYGGIVSGDELQPFIDDIMNELEVCPPSITTTLPS; translated from the exons ATGATAGGGGTCGCAAAATGGCTATACGTGGCTGTGACGACGTATTTCCACAGATTGAGCCCGGTTAGCCATGACTATCCCATGTTGGTCACAAGGGATAATGGCACGAATGGGAGTGTGTCGTCGCCTATCACGTTGACTGTTCAGGAGTCTGCTGGGAATCAGTCTAGTCCGCTGCTTTATGGGGTTATGTTTGAG GAAATGGACCATTCAG gtgatggtggcattCACGGGCAATTGCTCCAGAACAACGGCTTCCAGGGAGACAATCCTAGCTTAACTGCATACAAGCCCATCGGGGATGTCGACCTCATGCAGGACATGATCAACCCAGTCAGCAGTGCCATCACCTCTTCTTTGCAGGTATCTGTAAACTTCGAAGCAGATGGATTCGTAGGGTTTGCCAATACAGGGTACAATGGTATACCTGTGATGAACGCCACGTACTCATGCGAGTTCTGGATGATGGGTGATTACTCAGGAACCATTATGCTACAGCTTGCTGGGTCAACAAATGATACTATATATGCTTCGCATAATATTACTGTCAAGAGCCTGTGGGGAAAGTTCACGCATTATCAAACCTCGTTCAATTCCAGCGCGTCTCCTGATGGTGACAATGAGTGGCGCCTGTTGTTCAATGGATCGAAGATGGCTGGCGGGACGCTGAACTTTGGGCTGGTGCAACTATTTCCGCCTACGTATAAGTCAAG GTCAAATGGGCTACGGAGCGATGTTGCGACGTTCCTAGAGAAAATACGTCCGTCTTTTCTCCGGTTCCCAGGTGGCAATAATTT GGAAGGACTACAGATTGACAGCCGGTGGCAGTGGAACCTAACTATCGGGCCCGTCGTTGATCGTCCCGGGAGAGAGG GCGACTGGTTCTACCCAAATACCGACGCGCTCG GCCTGGACGAATATCTCTGGTGGTGCGAAGACATGAACATGGAACCCATCCTCGCCGTCTGGGACGGCAAATCATACGGGGGCATTGTATCCGGCGACGAACTCCAGCCGTTCATCGACGACATCATGAACGAGCTCGAGGTATGTCCCCCATCAATCACTACTACCCTCCCCAGCTGA